The following proteins come from a genomic window of Ictalurus furcatus strain D&B chromosome 12, Billie_1.0, whole genome shotgun sequence:
- the LOC128615902 gene encoding zinc finger protein Gfi-1b-like, with amino-acid sequence MPRSFLVRSKRAGSHSSRSAHSHTHHSDGQLGAMHGSTGSSSPEALELSPKTDSAPSYPASHWVSMKTSPNSASQAENWGLWRTDEQTGESGRPLVSTSVWPPPLSHTLSSHREQELERLVQVLLSHRLQDSSNTPLCECPLCEKVLSSATGLVTHLRRSHINRVTIPLTGSGFGTQHHSLRPPTGFYGRAKERSFVCKVCGKVFKRSSTLSTHLLIHSDTRPYPCQYCGKRFHQKSDMKKHTFIHTGEKPHVCVVCGKAFSQSSNLITHSRKHSSYRPFRCLHCPLGFQKKLDLQRHLETHCSNNSSTAYQSSLS; translated from the exons ATGCCTCGTTCTTTTCTGGTCAGGAGCAAGAGGGCGGGGTCTCATTCATCCCGCTCCGCCCACTCCCACACCCACCACTCTGACGGACAACTCGGAGCCATGCACGGGTCCACCGGGAGCAGCTCACCTGAAGCACTAGAGCTCAGTCCAAAAACGGATTCAGCTCCCAGTTACCCCGCCTCTCACTGGGTTTCCATGAAAACCAGCCCGAACTCTGCCTCCCAGGCTGAGAACTGGGGCCTCTGGAGAACAG ATGAGCAGACAGGAGAGagtgggcgccccctggtgtcCACCTCAGTGTGGCCTCCTCCCCTGAGCCACACACTCAGCTCTCACAGGGAGCAGGAACTGGAGCGACTGGTGCAGGTGCTGCTGAGCCACAGGCTGCAGGACAGCTCCAACACTCCACTGTGCGAATGTCCACTCTGTGAGAAG GTGCTGTCATCTGCGACGGGTTTGGTGACTCACCTGCGCAGGTCTCACATCAACAGAGTCACCATTCCACTGACTGGGTCGGGATTCGGCACTCAGCATCACAGCCTCCGACCCCCCACCGGCTTCTACGGCAGGGCTAAA GAGCGCAGTTTTGTCTGTAAGGTGTGTGGGAAGGTGTTTAAACGCTCGTCGACTCTCTCCACTCACCTGCTGATCCACTCAGACACTCGGCCTTACCCCTGTCAATACTGCGGCAAGAGATTCCACCAGAAATCTGACATGAAGAAACACACCTTCATACACactg gtgagaagcctcacgtgtgtgtggtgtgtgggaAGGCGTTCAgtcagagctccaacctgatcACCCACAGCCGGAAGCACAGCAGCTACAGACCGTTCCGCTGCCTGCACTGCCCGCTCGGCTTCCAGAAGAAACTGGACCTGCAGCGCCACCTGGAGACGCACTGCAGCAATAACAGCAGCACGGCCTACCAGAGCAGCCTGAGTTAG